One Pelagicoccus enzymogenes DNA window includes the following coding sequences:
- a CDS encoding SDR family NAD(P)-dependent oxidoreductase has product MRNAFDLAGQRALITGGGTGIGLGMAKCLVASGAAVVLVGRRESALKEAAAEIGERASYRVFDVTDLAAVPQFVQSVESELGPVDTLINNAGVHLKKEASGISDEEFQTVMQTHVNAAFALSREFGKAMMERGTGNIIFTASMASIFGIPMVAAYSAAKTAHLGLVRALTADFSPRGVRVNAIAPGWIHSEIMHKAVNADPKRKEKILSRTPLGDFGDPEDIGWAAAYLASPAAKFVTGVCLPVDGGASIGF; this is encoded by the coding sequence ATGAGAAACGCATTTGATCTCGCTGGGCAGCGCGCCTTGATCACTGGAGGAGGCACTGGAATTGGTCTCGGCATGGCTAAGTGCCTGGTTGCCAGCGGCGCCGCGGTGGTTTTGGTTGGGCGTCGCGAATCGGCCTTGAAAGAGGCGGCGGCGGAAATTGGCGAGCGGGCCAGCTATCGGGTGTTTGACGTGACGGATCTGGCGGCGGTCCCGCAGTTCGTGCAGTCGGTGGAGTCGGAGCTCGGTCCGGTCGACACTTTGATCAACAACGCCGGCGTGCACCTCAAGAAGGAAGCCAGCGGCATCAGCGACGAGGAGTTTCAAACGGTGATGCAGACGCACGTGAACGCGGCCTTCGCTCTGAGCCGCGAATTTGGCAAAGCCATGATGGAGCGGGGAACGGGCAACATCATTTTCACGGCTTCGATGGCCTCTATTTTCGGCATTCCCATGGTGGCTGCTTACTCGGCTGCCAAGACGGCTCACCTCGGACTCGTCCGAGCCTTGACGGCGGACTTTTCGCCGCGTGGGGTGCGCGTCAACGCGATCGCTCCGGGTTGGATCCACTCCGAGATCATGCACAAGGCGGTAAACGCCGATCCTAAGCGCAAGGAGAAGATCCTCTCCCGCACGCCGCTGGGCGACTTTGGGGATCCGGAAGACATTGGCTGGGCGGCTGCCTACCTAGCTTCGCCGGCGGCTAAGTTCGTGACTGGAGTTTGCCTGCCGGTAGACGGCGGAGCGTCGATCGGATTTTAA
- a CDS encoding helix-turn-helix domain-containing protein, giving the protein MSERKYPHRLLPPSELYPTWQGDINDPLVYLGWGERNFAREAIPMHSNPGWTYWILLEGEVTLEHRRGSQDFQAGEGLLCGPDFPFGFPLQAGKGVKVINWIWKDPPLREPAPPADFYETANFSQDLVRLLSSLHEQSRIVTLDTSEQNAFALFHLRGMLDLSFRRAGENKNSRPGRNRIRAARQWMLHNLNKTTPATTLARFLDISPMTLHRLFIDELGESPGQHFQKLKMDHARHLLKLEGRSVKSVAYEMGYRHPQDFSRAYKKHHGAAPSQ; this is encoded by the coding sequence ATGTCCGAGCGAAAATATCCCCATCGCCTGCTCCCCCCCTCCGAACTCTATCCAACTTGGCAGGGAGACATCAACGACCCGCTGGTCTACCTCGGTTGGGGGGAACGTAACTTCGCCCGCGAAGCCATCCCCATGCACAGCAACCCGGGCTGGACCTACTGGATTCTGCTCGAAGGCGAGGTCACCCTCGAGCACCGCCGCGGCAGCCAAGACTTCCAAGCCGGCGAAGGACTGCTCTGCGGGCCAGACTTCCCCTTCGGCTTTCCCCTGCAAGCTGGCAAAGGCGTCAAGGTCATCAATTGGATCTGGAAGGATCCGCCCTTGCGCGAGCCCGCCCCGCCGGCCGACTTCTACGAAACCGCGAACTTCTCCCAAGACCTGGTTCGCCTGCTCAGTTCCCTTCACGAGCAGTCCCGTATCGTAACGCTGGATACATCCGAGCAGAACGCCTTCGCCCTCTTCCACCTCCGCGGCATGCTCGACCTGAGCTTCCGGCGGGCTGGAGAAAACAAAAACAGCCGCCCCGGACGCAACCGCATCCGGGCCGCCCGCCAGTGGATGCTGCACAATCTCAACAAGACCACTCCCGCCACCACCTTGGCACGCTTCCTCGACATCTCGCCCATGACCCTGCACCGTCTCTTCATCGACGAGCTCGGCGAATCCCCCGGCCAGCACTTCCAGAAGCTCAAGATGGACCATGCCCGCCACCTGCTCAAACTTGAGGGACGCTCCGTCAAAAGCGTCGCCTACGAGATGGGCTACCGCCATCCCCAAGACTTCAGCCGCGCCTACAAAAAACACCACGGAGCCGCCCCCAGCCAGTAA
- a CDS encoding PRC-barrel domain-containing protein codes for MLRSIHDTFGYPVEALDGTLGKVKDTLFDDRHWRMRYLVVDTGRWLPGQKVLVSPHHAKQPETGWQRKHFPVELTKEQIENAPKIEEHEPVSRQYEREYARYYKQSQPYWSGPYTWGFTQEPIFFPPHEEVQSPSRVEREQHSERLDQIAESHLQSAKEVIGYHVDARDDSFGHVEDFIFDDEKWKLQYLVIDTKNWLPGRKSLIDIGWIESIDWKENYATVGLSRKQIENAPKYDPSAPINRDYEKNLYDYYGRPYHWKEDASVLTPM; via the coding sequence ATGTTGAGAAGCATCCATGACACATTCGGCTACCCCGTAGAAGCCCTCGACGGAACCCTCGGTAAAGTGAAAGACACCCTCTTCGACGACCGCCACTGGCGCATGCGCTACTTGGTCGTCGACACCGGACGTTGGCTCCCCGGGCAAAAAGTCCTCGTCAGCCCCCACCACGCCAAACAGCCGGAAACGGGCTGGCAACGGAAGCATTTCCCCGTCGAACTCACCAAGGAGCAAATCGAGAACGCTCCCAAGATCGAGGAGCACGAGCCAGTCTCTCGCCAATACGAGCGCGAATACGCTCGTTACTACAAGCAGAGCCAACCGTATTGGTCTGGCCCCTACACTTGGGGATTCACCCAGGAGCCCATCTTCTTTCCGCCACATGAGGAAGTTCAAAGCCCCTCCCGCGTGGAGCGGGAGCAGCACTCCGAGAGGCTGGACCAAATAGCGGAGAGCCACCTACAGTCCGCCAAGGAGGTCATCGGCTACCACGTCGACGCCCGCGACGACAGCTTCGGGCACGTGGAGGACTTCATCTTCGATGACGAGAAGTGGAAACTTCAATACCTTGTAATCGATACCAAGAACTGGCTGCCGGGCCGCAAGAGCCTCATCGACATCGGCTGGATCGAGTCCATCGACTGGAAGGAAAACTACGCAACCGTCGGACTCTCGCGCAAGCAGATCGAGAACGCTCCCAAATACGACCCCAGCGCCCCCATCAACCGCGACTACGAGAAAAACCTCTACGACTACTACGGACGCCCTTACCACTGGAAGGAAGACGCTTCGGTCCTCACGCCTATGTGA
- a CDS encoding flavin reductase family protein, which yields MTPISSIDSSKTKTTHEVLRQFPYSIFAIGIGSDEAVKSALIASWVMQCSFDPPRVAVAIRKDSNSHQLMTEEHCFTVNLLSSKQTELARVLVKPHDRDEDKMLHVPHEIGSSGAPVITGALAHLDCKLVETVDAGDHSLFIGEVIDSCQNATGTPLSCKHIGWTYAG from the coding sequence ATGACCCCCATAAGCTCCATCGACTCCAGCAAAACCAAGACCACCCACGAGGTGCTCCGCCAATTTCCCTACAGCATCTTTGCAATAGGCATCGGCTCGGACGAAGCGGTGAAGAGCGCCCTCATCGCGAGCTGGGTCATGCAATGCTCCTTCGATCCGCCACGCGTAGCGGTCGCGATCCGCAAGGATAGCAACAGCCACCAACTGATGACCGAAGAACACTGCTTCACCGTAAACCTGCTCAGCTCAAAGCAAACCGAATTGGCACGCGTCCTCGTCAAGCCGCACGACCGGGACGAGGACAAAATGCTGCACGTCCCGCATGAGATCGGCAGCAGCGGAGCTCCCGTAATCACAGGGGCCCTCGCACACTTGGATTGCAAACTCGTCGAAACCGTGGACGCAGGCGATCATAGCTTGTTCATCGGCGAAGTCATAGACTCCTGCCAGAACGCTACGGGCACCCCTCTCAGCTGTAAGCATATCGGCTGGACCTACGCTGGATAA
- a CDS encoding alpha/beta hydrolase, protein MVPRPLPALRSCLLGCCLIFLAAAASAEPPPTPQGYDGAEAYAYREGENAMLLHIVKPEGWKPGDKRSALVHFFGGGWVKGSPDKSIGWARSLAKRGMVGIAPDYRVKDRFGTTPYEAVADARAAFRWVQENAEKLGIDPGRIAVSGSSAGGHLALWTAIAHSPYGSSPEEAPLGPPAALILFSPVSNTSKDLGYAAKRFGENGLSVSSIDQLDPQMPPLLLFHGDADTVVPQAQSIALDAKYRATGNQCQFVSIPGGSHSFSSDLPEWKTKSRALMNAFLEQQTLLPAQ, encoded by the coding sequence ATGGTACCCCGCCCGCTGCCCGCCCTCCGCTCTTGCCTGCTCGGCTGCTGCTTGATTTTCCTCGCTGCTGCAGCTTCCGCCGAGCCGCCGCCCACCCCTCAAGGCTACGACGGCGCCGAAGCCTACGCCTACCGGGAAGGCGAAAACGCGATGCTGCTGCACATCGTGAAGCCGGAGGGCTGGAAACCGGGGGACAAGCGGTCCGCCCTCGTACACTTCTTCGGCGGAGGATGGGTGAAAGGCTCGCCGGACAAGTCCATCGGCTGGGCCCGATCGCTTGCGAAACGCGGCATGGTCGGCATCGCGCCCGACTATCGGGTCAAGGACCGCTTCGGCACGACGCCTTACGAAGCCGTGGCCGACGCCCGCGCTGCCTTCCGCTGGGTACAAGAGAACGCGGAGAAGCTGGGCATCGATCCCGGCCGCATCGCCGTCAGCGGAAGCTCAGCCGGCGGACACCTCGCCCTCTGGACAGCCATCGCCCACAGCCCTTACGGCTCTAGCCCCGAGGAAGCCCCGCTCGGACCGCCCGCAGCCCTCATCCTCTTCAGCCCCGTTTCCAACACCAGCAAAGACCTCGGCTATGCCGCCAAACGATTTGGCGAAAACGGGCTCTCCGTCTCTTCCATCGATCAGCTCGACCCGCAAATGCCGCCCCTGCTGCTTTTCCACGGCGACGCCGATACGGTCGTTCCGCAAGCCCAGTCCATCGCCCTCGACGCGAAGTATCGAGCGACCGGAAACCAATGCCAATTCGTCAGCATCCCCGGCGGATCCCACAGCTTTTCCAGCGATTTGCCCGAGTGGAAAACCAAAAGCCGCGCCCTGATGAACGCGTTCCTCGAGCAACAAACCCTCCTTCCCGCCCAATAG
- a CDS encoding VOC family protein → MNTEPKAKLTASSPVLLVKDVVAAANYYRDTMGFSYNRFWGEPPNFVILERDGMYVMLRQAEDPKHVVPHWTVADKLWNIYFWVSDVDALYEEFKSRGAKIDYGLCDQPYGCREFGTQDLDGHDIGFGKVVE, encoded by the coding sequence ATGAATACAGAGCCAAAGGCCAAGCTGACCGCGTCTTCCCCCGTGCTTCTGGTAAAAGACGTGGTGGCCGCAGCGAACTACTATCGCGACACCATGGGCTTCTCCTACAATCGGTTCTGGGGAGAGCCGCCCAACTTCGTAATACTGGAGCGTGACGGGATGTACGTCATGCTCCGCCAAGCGGAGGACCCCAAGCATGTCGTTCCGCATTGGACCGTAGCTGACAAGCTCTGGAACATCTACTTTTGGGTGTCCGACGTGGACGCCCTCTACGAGGAGTTCAAAAGCCGGGGGGCCAAGATCGACTACGGTCTTTGCGACCAACCCTACGGCTGCCGCGAATTCGGCACCCAGGACCTAGACGGACACGACATCGGCTTCGGCAAAGTGGTGGAGTGA
- a CDS encoding GNAT family N-acetyltransferase — MTFRQFSTRDEAYSMAIQLRDAHLRAPLGLKLNELDTAGEDQQLHFGLFDGQRILACVSFKQLDDKRMKLRQMVVDPSLQRSGLGRTLIANAEETLMKRGCLEITLSARASARAFYEKLGYRAIGESFVEVGIEHLKMDKSL; from the coding sequence ATGACCTTCCGCCAGTTCTCGACCCGTGACGAAGCGTACTCGATGGCCATCCAACTGCGCGATGCCCACTTGCGGGCTCCGCTTGGCCTGAAGCTCAACGAACTGGACACCGCAGGCGAAGACCAGCAGCTGCACTTCGGCCTGTTTGACGGGCAACGTATCCTCGCCTGCGTCAGCTTCAAGCAACTCGACGACAAACGAATGAAGCTGCGGCAAATGGTGGTCGACCCCTCCCTGCAAAGGTCGGGACTCGGAAGGACCTTAATCGCCAACGCTGAAGAAACGCTGATGAAGCGCGGCTGCCTGGAAATCACCCTTTCGGCTAGGGCGTCCGCACGGGCCTTCTACGAGAAGTTAGGCTATCGAGCAATCGGGGAAAGCTTCGTCGAGGTAGGCATCGAACACCTGAAAATGGACAAGTCCCTCTAG
- the purL gene encoding phosphoribosylformylglycinamidine synthase, with protein MIILRGAPSHSQFRLQKLQASLLAAGLPVKSVYAEYLHAAEIEGELSSDEHEVLAKLLTYGPKLEEHEPLGLQRIVAPRPGTLSPWSSKATDIAHICGLAKLERVERAVSFWIELEEGDLDVDELKAIDAQLHDRMTQVVLSTQNELSVLFRHEKPKPFTTVPVLEGGREALVAANKELGLALADDEIDYLVENFQKLGRDPADIELMMFAQANSEHCRHKIFNASWDIDGEAQEKSLFKMIKNTFEMRSEGILSAYKDNAAVFEGSKGNRFFADPKTNVYGPSLEDIAILCKVETHNHPTAISPFPGAATGSGGEIRDEGATGVGSKPKAGLNGFTVSNLKIPGAIQPWEKDYGKPERIVSALDIMIDGPLGGAAFNNEFGRPNILGYFRTFEQEVPGANGPEIRGYHKPIMLAGGLGNIRHEHIEKGIVNAGDKLVVLGGPTMLIGLGGGAASSIDSGTGNEDLDFASVQRDNPEMERRCQEVIDRCWALGSENPIAFIHDVGAGGLSNAMPELVNDAGKGGIFDLRKINNDEPGMSPLEIWCNESQERYVMAIPGDRIEAFEAICKRERCPYAIIGEATDERQLVLNDPYFGNTPIDIPLEVLLGKPPRMHREEKSLVRPQEQLKLSGVTLAEATKRVLAHPTVADKTFLITIGDRTVTGLIHRDQMVGPWQVPVADCAVTASSFDGYTGEAMSMGERTPTAINDAAASARLAVGEALTNLAAAQVGPLTQVNLSANWMAAPSVAGDAADLYKAVKAVGMELCPALGVTIPVGKDSMSMSTVWQDELGERRVTAPTSLIISAFARCEDIRLSLTPQLIQDADTSLILVDLGRGKNRLGSSILAQTVSQMGEGAPDVDSAEDLKNFWNAIQQLGKEQKLLAYHDRSDGGLLAAAVEMAFAGNVGVDLEIPADADAFAALFAEELGALIQVKDSDQAAVLETLRAHGLDTCSSVVGTLNDDQTFKVLQGGEDIYDEELSVLRGIWSDVTFRMQSLRDNPESAASEQTIRQDMSNKGINPKVTFELEPAGFNLLKSAKPKMAILREQGVNGEIEMAGAFHRAGFESIDVHMTDILSGKVSLADFKGLAACGGFSYGDVLGAGEGWAKSILFNAKARDAFQAFFERDDTFSLGVCNGCQMLSNLRSLIPGTGHWPHFVQNRSERYEGRLVSVKIEKSPSVLYAGMEGSVLPIAVAHGEGRAEFKSAEAAAACNASGLVSARYVDNNHEATEAYPLNPNGSPFGITSLTSEDGRATILMPHPERVFRTTQLSWAPKEWGEDSPWMRMFRNARVFVG; from the coding sequence ATGATCATCCTTCGTGGCGCTCCGTCTCATTCACAATTCCGTTTGCAAAAGCTGCAGGCCTCGCTCCTCGCGGCTGGCCTACCGGTCAAGTCCGTCTACGCCGAGTACCTGCACGCTGCCGAAATCGAAGGTGAACTCAGCTCCGACGAGCATGAGGTACTGGCCAAGCTGCTGACCTACGGGCCGAAGCTGGAGGAGCACGAACCCCTTGGCTTGCAACGCATTGTGGCGCCGCGTCCGGGTACCCTCTCCCCTTGGTCCTCCAAGGCGACCGATATCGCCCACATTTGCGGGCTGGCCAAGCTCGAGCGCGTGGAGAGGGCGGTCTCGTTCTGGATCGAGCTGGAGGAGGGAGACCTCGATGTGGACGAGTTGAAGGCGATCGACGCCCAGTTGCACGACCGCATGACCCAGGTGGTGCTCAGCACCCAGAACGAGTTGTCAGTGCTGTTCCGCCACGAAAAGCCCAAGCCTTTCACTACGGTTCCGGTTCTGGAGGGGGGTCGCGAGGCTTTGGTCGCCGCCAACAAGGAGCTGGGCTTGGCGCTCGCGGACGACGAGATCGACTACTTGGTGGAGAATTTCCAGAAGCTGGGACGCGACCCGGCGGACATCGAGCTGATGATGTTTGCCCAAGCCAACTCCGAGCACTGCCGCCACAAGATCTTCAACGCGTCCTGGGACATCGACGGCGAAGCCCAGGAGAAGTCGCTCTTTAAGATGATCAAGAACACCTTCGAGATGCGCAGCGAAGGAATCCTGTCGGCCTACAAGGACAACGCCGCCGTTTTCGAGGGCAGCAAGGGCAACCGCTTCTTCGCCGACCCCAAGACCAACGTCTACGGCCCCTCGCTGGAAGACATCGCCATCCTCTGCAAGGTCGAAACCCATAACCACCCGACGGCCATTTCCCCGTTCCCCGGCGCCGCCACCGGATCCGGCGGCGAGATTCGCGACGAAGGAGCGACTGGAGTCGGCTCCAAGCCCAAGGCGGGCTTGAACGGTTTCACTGTATCCAATCTTAAGATACCCGGCGCCATACAGCCTTGGGAGAAGGACTACGGGAAGCCGGAGCGTATCGTTTCCGCTCTGGACATCATGATCGACGGCCCGCTGGGCGGAGCCGCTTTCAACAACGAGTTTGGACGGCCCAACATCCTCGGCTACTTCCGTACCTTCGAACAGGAAGTGCCAGGCGCCAACGGTCCTGAAATCCGTGGCTACCACAAGCCCATCATGCTGGCGGGCGGCTTGGGCAACATTCGCCACGAGCACATCGAAAAGGGAATCGTCAACGCGGGCGACAAGCTCGTGGTGTTGGGCGGACCTACCATGCTGATTGGTCTCGGCGGCGGCGCGGCCAGCTCCATCGACAGCGGAACAGGCAACGAGGACTTGGATTTCGCTTCCGTGCAGCGCGACAACCCGGAGATGGAACGCCGCTGCCAGGAAGTCATCGACCGTTGCTGGGCCCTCGGCTCCGAAAACCCGATCGCCTTCATCCACGACGTGGGAGCGGGCGGACTTTCCAACGCCATGCCGGAGCTGGTCAACGACGCTGGCAAGGGCGGCATCTTCGACCTGCGCAAGATCAACAACGACGAACCCGGCATGAGCCCGCTGGAAATCTGGTGCAACGAGTCCCAGGAACGCTACGTGATGGCGATCCCCGGCGACCGCATCGAGGCCTTCGAGGCCATCTGCAAGCGCGAGCGTTGTCCCTACGCCATCATCGGGGAGGCCACCGACGAGCGCCAGCTGGTGCTGAACGACCCGTACTTTGGCAATACACCCATCGACATTCCGCTCGAAGTGCTTCTCGGCAAGCCGCCTCGCATGCACCGGGAGGAGAAGTCGCTCGTTCGCCCTCAGGAGCAGCTCAAGCTCTCTGGCGTCACCCTGGCGGAGGCGACCAAGCGCGTGCTCGCGCATCCCACCGTGGCGGACAAGACCTTCCTCATCACCATCGGCGACCGTACCGTAACTGGCCTTATCCACCGTGACCAGATGGTGGGCCCCTGGCAGGTGCCGGTGGCGGACTGCGCGGTGACTGCGTCATCGTTTGATGGATACACGGGTGAAGCCATGTCCATGGGTGAGCGTACGCCAACCGCTATCAACGATGCGGCTGCTTCCGCCCGCCTTGCAGTGGGAGAGGCCCTGACCAATCTCGCCGCGGCGCAGGTTGGACCGCTCACTCAAGTGAACCTTTCCGCGAACTGGATGGCGGCACCGTCGGTGGCCGGCGATGCGGCCGACCTTTACAAGGCGGTCAAGGCCGTAGGCATGGAGCTTTGCCCCGCTTTGGGCGTGACCATTCCGGTGGGCAAGGACTCCATGAGCATGAGCACCGTTTGGCAGGACGAGCTTGGCGAAAGGCGCGTCACGGCGCCGACTTCGCTCATCATTTCCGCCTTTGCCCGCTGCGAAGACATTCGCCTATCGCTGACGCCACAGCTTATCCAGGATGCGGATACAAGTTTGATTCTTGTCGATCTTGGCCGCGGCAAGAATCGCCTCGGCTCCTCCATTCTCGCCCAAACGGTGAGCCAAATGGGCGAGGGGGCTCCCGACGTGGACAGCGCCGAGGATCTCAAGAATTTCTGGAACGCGATCCAGCAGCTCGGCAAGGAGCAGAAGTTGCTAGCCTACCACGACCGATCGGACGGAGGTTTGCTCGCAGCAGCAGTTGAAATGGCTTTTGCGGGCAATGTTGGCGTGGACCTCGAAATCCCAGCCGATGCCGACGCCTTCGCGGCTCTCTTCGCCGAAGAGCTGGGAGCCTTGATCCAGGTCAAGGACAGCGACCAAGCTGCGGTGCTGGAAACTTTGCGTGCCCATGGATTGGATACTTGCAGTTCGGTTGTGGGAACTTTGAACGACGATCAGACTTTCAAGGTGCTGCAGGGCGGGGAAGATATCTACGACGAAGAACTCTCCGTCTTGCGTGGCATTTGGTCCGACGTGACGTTCCGCATGCAGAGCTTGCGCGACAATCCGGAGTCGGCTGCCTCCGAGCAAACGATTCGCCAAGACATGAGCAACAAGGGCATCAACCCGAAGGTCACTTTCGAGCTCGAGCCTGCGGGCTTTAACCTTCTTAAGTCCGCGAAGCCGAAGATGGCGATCTTGCGCGAGCAAGGCGTGAACGGCGAAATCGAGATGGCCGGCGCCTTTCACCGGGCAGGTTTCGAGTCGATCGACGTGCACATGACCGACATCCTGAGCGGCAAGGTGTCATTGGCTGACTTCAAGGGCTTGGCGGCCTGTGGCGGTTTTAGCTACGGCGACGTTCTCGGAGCGGGTGAAGGCTGGGCCAAGAGCATTCTTTTCAACGCTAAGGCGCGTGACGCCTTCCAGGCTTTCTTCGAGCGCGACGATACTTTCTCGCTCGGCGTTTGCAACGGCTGTCAGATGCTCAGCAACCTGCGTAGTTTGATTCCGGGTACAGGGCACTGGCCGCACTTCGTGCAGAACCGCAGCGAACGTTACGAAGGACGCCTGGTTTCCGTGAAGATCGAGAAGAGCCCCAGCGTGCTTTATGCAGGCATGGAAGGCAGTGTCTTGCCCATCGCGGTGGCACATGGCGAAGGTCGCGCCGAATTCAAGAGCGCGGAGGCCGCCGCAGCTTGCAATGCCTCCGGCTTGGTTTCCGCCCGCTATGTCGACAACAATCACGAAGCGACGGAGGCGTATCCACTGAATCCGAACGGGTCGCCATTCGGCATCACTTCGCTTACCAGCGAGGATGGCCGCGCTACTATCCTGATGCCGCATCCCGAGCGCGTGTTCCGCACGACTCAGCTCAGCTGGGCTCCCAAGGAGTGGGGCGAGGATTCGCCTTGGATGCGCATGTTCCGCAACGCCCGCGTCTTCGTGGGCTAG
- a CDS encoding N-acetylmuramoyl-L-alanine amidase family protein, which produces MRSLLLSWLLWFPVSVFSASDPVDALRSQRNWEELEAFHGAVSRSFFENAMERIYAPTAQWRKWMRVEESGVWIETGELPGEQGFFLRFGEGSPVVSPSTWSGLRGLRIVLDPGHIGGTWGPLEERSFAIGDGPVVQEGDLTLAIARRLAARLREQGAEVLLTREAAEPATPLRSKDFWEEARAKWAQDEVRVAALAERFFYRTAEIRARAQLIEAWGGADLALALHINASGFADPEKPALHERNDAHVLINGCYLDSELASPAQRLELLLRLLQGYHVEEERLGRGMVDSIRAATGLPAYQYAAGNACPIDAEQYLWSRNLLANRIYDCPVLYLEPWQANSKGVYEWAAAGDYEGLREFHGELRPSLPATYCDFVLAGLEKGFSVEP; this is translated from the coding sequence ATGCGATCTCTGCTCCTTTCTTGGCTGCTTTGGTTTCCGGTTTCCGTTTTCTCGGCAAGCGATCCGGTTGATGCCCTGCGTTCGCAGCGGAATTGGGAGGAGCTGGAGGCTTTTCACGGGGCGGTGAGCCGCTCGTTTTTCGAGAACGCGATGGAGCGAATCTACGCGCCCACCGCCCAGTGGCGGAAGTGGATGCGGGTCGAGGAGAGCGGGGTTTGGATCGAGACCGGCGAGCTGCCGGGCGAACAGGGGTTCTTTCTGCGCTTCGGGGAAGGCAGTCCCGTGGTCTCGCCCTCTACATGGAGCGGTTTGCGAGGCCTGCGTATCGTGCTCGATCCCGGGCACATTGGCGGAACCTGGGGGCCGTTGGAGGAACGTTCCTTCGCGATCGGGGACGGTCCGGTGGTTCAAGAAGGGGACTTGACGCTGGCGATTGCCCGGCGGCTGGCGGCCCGTTTGCGGGAGCAGGGGGCGGAGGTCTTGCTGACGCGGGAGGCTGCGGAGCCGGCGACCCCCTTGCGCTCGAAGGATTTTTGGGAGGAGGCAAGGGCGAAGTGGGCCCAGGACGAAGTGCGGGTGGCGGCCTTGGCTGAGCGATTTTTTTATCGGACTGCGGAAATTCGAGCTCGGGCTCAGCTGATCGAAGCGTGGGGCGGGGCGGACCTAGCCTTGGCCCTCCACATCAACGCCAGCGGATTCGCCGACCCGGAAAAGCCGGCCTTGCACGAACGCAACGACGCCCATGTCTTGATCAACGGTTGCTACCTTGACTCCGAGCTGGCTTCGCCTGCCCAGCGGCTGGAGTTGCTGCTGCGCCTGCTCCAAGGCTACCATGTCGAAGAGGAGAGACTGGGCAGAGGCATGGTTGACTCCATCCGGGCCGCCACGGGCTTGCCCGCTTACCAATATGCCGCCGGAAACGCCTGTCCGATCGACGCGGAGCAATACCTCTGGTCGCGCAACTTGCTGGCGAATCGCATTTACGACTGCCCGGTGCTCTACCTCGAGCCTTGGCAGGCGAACAGCAAAGGGGTTTACGAGTGGGCGGCGGCTGGGGACTACGAGGGCTTGCGGGAGTTTCACGGGGAACTGAGGCCTTCCTTGCCGGCGACCTATTGCGACTTCGTGCTTGCGGGGCTGGAGAAGGGCTTTTCGGTCGAGCCTTAG